Proteins encoded together in one Solanum lycopersicum chromosome 7, SLM_r2.1 window:
- the LOC101260837 gene encoding transcription factor bHLH30, which translates to MEFLSSFNGLNEVYGGFQGIIGNGLSSSSSLVLDNESGELVKAMVKPGGKGVNPEKALIALKNHSEAERRRRERINGHLGTLRNLIPGTNKMDKAALLAKVIGHIKELRVNAAEATKGVLVPTDIDEVKVEQQAEGSDGATYSVKASLCCDYKHELISDLRQALDTLPLKTLRAEIATLGSRMVSVFVITEGNEGNTEGTERCQLLITSVRQALRSVLDKFYASEEFSSRSTLSSKRRRVSLLNSSSSSSLGDFW; encoded by the exons ATGGAATTTTTAAGTTCTTTTAATGGGTTGAATGAGGTTTATGGGGGGTTTCAGGGTATAATAGGAAATGGGTtgtcatcatcttcttcattagTTTTGGATAATGAGAGTGGTGAGCTTGTGAAGGCAATGGTGAAACCAGGGGGAAAAGGGGTTAATCCAGAAAAAGCTTTGATTGCTTTGAAGAATCATAGTGAAGCTGAAAGGAGGAGGAGGGAGAGGATTAATGGTCATTTGGGTACTCTTAGGAACCTTATACCTGGCACTAATAAG ATGGACAAGGCTGCTTTACTTGCCAAAGTCATCGGCCACATAAAAGAATTGAGAGTTAATGCAGCAGAAGCTACCAAAGGTGTTCTAGTTCCAACAGACATTGATGAAGTAAAAGTTGAACAACAAGCAGAGGGATCTGATGGAGCCACTTATTCTGTCAAGGCATCTTTGTGCTGTGACTATAAGCACGAGCTTATCTCTGATTTACGTCAAGCTCTGGATACTCTCCCCCTAAAAACTCTGAGGGCAGAGATTGCTACACTAGGGAGCAGAATGGTTAGCGTTTTCGTGATTACTGAGGGCAATGAAGGGAATACTGAGGGTACTGAAAGGTGCCAGCTTCTTATAACTTCTGTTCGTCAGGCTTTGAGGTCAGTGCTTGATAAATTTTATGCATCCGAGGAATTCTCTTCGAGAAGTACACTATCAAGCAAGAGGCGAAGAGTTTCCCTCCTCAATTCTTCGAGCTCATCTTCTTTAGGGGATTTCTGGTGA
- the ABCG18 gene encoding ABC transporter G family member 10, with amino-acid sequence MEILPVKTSDDRYKIEARNLSYKLPAKYNEFKWIGKKLANNNKASSTYILRNVSCEAKPGEIAAVVGPSGAGKTTLLDILAGNVGPSCVSGHVLVNDQPMKPANFRRISGYVTQDEALFPLLTVEETLMYSARFRLRAGDDKAKDRVKTLLNELGLDHVAGLKVGSESSRTISGGEKRRVAIGVELVHDPAVVLLDEPTSGLDSASAFHVMHMLKSMAKNHGKTIVLTIHQPGFRILELFDKAVLLSSGLVLHNGSLHLLEEKLKSTGHFIPHHVNVLEFAIDITDSLAECLHSGDQSDIEKCDTEQESDNMLNKNTNKEVLYSNSPLKEVLILSQRFCRNIFRTKQLFLAKVIQALLVGLILGSIFFNAYNNNNKNLELQSQVGFFAFSLTFLLSSNTEALPIFLEERRILMRETSRGAYRISTYNIANTIVFLPFLFIVALLYAIPVYWLVGLKYEFSAFAYYTLVSWMIFAMGNSFVAACSALVPNFLLGMSFIGCLIGAFFLFSGYFISKESIPMFWLFVHYLSLFKYPFECFLINEYGGESGKLKCIQKVDGVCLMYGEQLLTRYGLEESQKWSNIAIMLSFIFCYRFLCFLILWYRSIRNKC; translated from the coding sequence ATGGAAATTTTACCTGTGAAGACATCAGATGATAGATACAAAATTGAAGCTAGAAATCTTTCCTATAAATTACCTGCTAAATATAATGAGTTTAAATGGATAGGCAAAAAGTTGGCTAACAACAACAAGGCTAGTAGTACTTATATACTAAGGAATGTGAGTTGTGAAGCCAAACCTGGAGAAATTGCAGCAGTTGTTGGTCCAAGTGGCGCGGGAAAAACGACGTTGTTGGATATTCTAGCAGGTAATGTTGGTCCATCATGTGTTTCTGGTCATGTTCTTGTTAATGATCAGCCTATGAAGCCTGCAAATTTCAGGAGAATATCAGGCTATGTGACACAAGATGAGGCTTTATTCCCTCTTCTAACTGTTGAAGAGACTTTGATGTATAGTGCGCGGTTCAGGCTACGCGCAGGGGATGATAAGGCCAAAGATAGAGTGAAAACGCTGTTGAATGAGCTTGGTTTGGACCATGTTGCTGGTTTAAAAGTCGGGAGTGAATCAAGTAGGACTATTTCAGGTGGTGAGAAGCGTAGAGTGGCGATTGGAGTTGAATTAGTTCATGATCCAGCTGTTGTTCTGCTTGACGAACCAACTTCAGGTCTTGATTCTGCTTCAGCTTTTCATGTAATGCATATGTTAAAATCAATGGCTAAGAATCATGGTAAGACAATTGTACTTACCATCCATCAGCCTGGTTTTCGAATTCTTGAACTTTTCGATAAAGCTGTGTTGCTGTCAAGTGGCCTTGTCCTTCACAATGGTTCTTTGCATCTTCTTGAAGAGAAACTTAAGTCCACAGGACATTTCATTCCTCATCATGTCAATGTTCTTGAATTCGCTATCGATATAACAGATAGCCTTGCAGAATGCCTGCATTCTGGAGATCAAAGTGACATTGAAAAATGTGATACAGAACAAGAAAGCGATAATATGCTTAACAAAAACACCAATAAGGAAGTTCTATACTCCAATTCTCCACTGAAAGAAGTACTAATTCTCAGCCAGAGATTCTGCAGGAACATTTTCAGGACAAAACAACTTTTCTTGGCTAAGGTAATCCAAGCATTACTTGTGGGGCTAATTCTGGGATCAATATTTTTCAATGcttataacaacaacaacaagaatttGGAGCTGCAATCTCAAGTTGGATTCTTTGCTTTCAGTCTCACATTCTTGCTGTCATCCAACACGGAAGCTCTACCGATTTTCTTAGAAGAAAGGCGAATTCTCATGAGGGAAACATCTAGAGGAGCCTACAGAATTTCCACCTACAATATAGCTAACACTATAGTATTCCTTCCTTTCCTCTTCATAGTGGCTCTTCTCTATGCTATTCCAGTATACTGGCTAGTTGGATTAAAGTACGAATTCAGTGCATTTGCGTACTATACTCTGGTGTCCTGGATGATATTCGCGATGGGGAATTCATTCGTGGCAGCCTGTTCTGCACTAGTGCCAAATTTCCTCCTTGGAATGTCATTTATCGGTTGCCTAATAGgtgcatttttccttttctcagGGTACTTTATATCGAAAGAGTCAATTCCTATGTTCTGGCTATTTGTGCACTATCTAAGTCTGTTCAAGTATCCGTTCGAATGTTTCTTGATTAATGAGTATGGAGGAGAGAGCGGGAAACTGAAATGCATACAGAAAGTTGATGGAGTGTGTCTAATGTATGGTGAACAGTTATTGACGCGATACGGTCTAGAGGAGTCACAGAAGTGGTCTAACATAGCTATTATGTTGAGTTTCATCTTTTGTTACAggtttttatgttttctaattCTCTGGTATAGATCTATCAGAAACAAATGTTGA
- the LOC101260551 gene encoding adaptin ear-binding coat-associated protein 1-like: MEKEKKLTEGTSEIEEPIEVPLFQVPECYVYLIPPRKSAASYRADEWNVNKWAWEGILKVLSKGEECIIKLEDKETGELYARAFLRDGEPHPVEAVIDSSRYFVLRIEENIGGRLRHAFIGIGFRERPEAYDFQAALHDHQKYLNKKKTAEEMEQQYQKSSSVDYSLKEGETLKLQIKNKPGGTIRSKFFEQGLNNLSLEEKANRKDSTILLKPPPPPPAPLSPVAADARSPPVSPSKLSLEQSAETKDSATAKEEPDTSESAKEQGPQDVADDDFGDFQAAG, encoded by the exons atggagaaagaaaagaaattaacaGAAGGCACCTCAGAAATCGAAGAACCCATTGAAGTTCCTTTATTTCAAGTCCCTGAATGTTATGTTTACTTG ATCCCTCCAAGGAAAAGTGCAGCTTCATACAG GGCTGATGAGTGGAATGTTAATAAATGGGCATGGGAGggtatattaaaggttttaagcAAGGGAGAAGAGTGCATCATCAAATTGGAAGACAAGGAAACAG GTGAATTGTATGCGCGTGCATTTCTCAGAGATGGGGAACCACATCCAGTGGAGGCTGTAATTGATAGTAGCAG ATACTTTGTTCTTCGGATTGAAGAGAACATTG GTGGACGCCTCAGACATGCTTTTATTGGGATTGGATTTCGAGAAAGACCTGAAGCCTATGACTTCCAAGCTGCTCTTCACGACCATCAGAA ATAcctgaacaagaagaaaaccgCAGAGGAGATGGAGCAGCAATACCAGAAATCCTCATCAGTCGACTACAGTTTGAAAGAGGGGGAAACCCTGAAACTTCAGATAAAGAAT AAACCTGGTGGCACCATAAGGTCCAAGTTCTTCGAGCAGGGTCTAAATAATCTATCGTTGGAAGAAAAGGCCAACCGAAAGGATTCAACAATATTACTCAAGCCACCACCACCTCCTCCCGCACCACTTTCACCTGTTGCTGCTGATGCAAGGTCTCCCCCAGTATCACCGTCTAAACTGAGTCTCGAGCAATCTGCTGAAACGAAGGACTCAGCAACAGCGAAAGAGGAGCCAGATACATCAGAATCAGCTAAAGAGCAAGGTCCACAAGATGTTGCAGATGATGACTTTGGAGATTTTCAAGCAGCTGGATGA